A DNA window from Luteolibacter luteus contains the following coding sequences:
- a CDS encoding NuoI/complex I 23 kDa subunit family protein, with translation MAVVKVTRPKLSAGEKIYLGAVVKGFFITMKHAIDSLRGKSRGAKDLESSGLGVTMQYPEQKWDEHLPEHYRGAPALVTDEQGRERCVSCQLCEFICPPKAIKITPSEIPSDDPWAKVEKRPLEFDIDMIRCIYCGMCEEVCPEQAIFLRKDYAITGLKRADMVHDKEKLYEIGGVRVGLVNKWNELK, from the coding sequence ATGGCTGTCGTCAAAGTCACACGCCCGAAGCTGAGCGCCGGGGAGAAGATCTACCTCGGTGCCGTGGTCAAAGGCTTCTTCATCACGATGAAGCACGCGATCGACTCGCTGCGCGGCAAGAGCCGTGGCGCGAAGGATCTGGAGTCCTCCGGCCTCGGTGTCACGATGCAGTATCCCGAGCAAAAGTGGGATGAGCACCTTCCCGAGCACTACCGCGGTGCACCCGCACTGGTGACCGATGAGCAAGGCCGGGAGCGCTGCGTATCTTGCCAGCTCTGCGAATTCATCTGCCCGCCGAAGGCGATCAAGATCACCCCGAGCGAGATCCCTTCCGACGATCCGTGGGCGAAGGTCGAGAAACGCCCGCTCGAGTTCGATATCGACATGATCCGCTGCATCTACTGCGGCATGTGCGAGGAAGTCTGCCCGGAGCAGGCCATTTTCCTTCGCAAGGACTACGCCATCACCGGCTTGAAGCGCGCGGACATGGTCCACGACAAGGAGAAGCTCTACGAGATCGGCGGCGTCCGCGTCGGACTCGTCAACAAGTGGAACGAGCTGAAGTAG
- a CDS encoding molybdopterin-dependent oxidoreductase, with the protein MSDNAATAEAKLPKDLAAEKGLVNVQIDGVWHQVPRGMRMIEACKLAQTEVPHYCYHPKLTAPGNCRMCLVQMGMPPRPAPGQDPVYDAEGYLPIGWMPRPVIACANTVTENMGIRTTGELVEKCREGVMEFLLINHPLDCPICDQAGECRLQEFSVEHGRGESRFVDMKVKKPKNVDIGPRVRLDDERCIMCSRCIRFMDEVAGDPVLGFTQRGTHTTLTVHPGRKLDSNYSLNTVDICPVGALTSNDFRFQMRVWFLKETKTIDVNCGTGANITVWTRGNKVHRITPRQNDDVNSTWMPDSHRLNFHYIDSDARLTEPLMKGGALHQPAPWQEALGATAAELKGYQPGEIAIIASGRMTNEELFLTRALAGELGTGQFTIVPRSGESDGILISKDRNPNTTGAKLVWQSSEPSGPLSSILEGVRSGAIKALLVLGEDLTEAGFTTEDLAKPDFVASIQLLAGPTAEASHVVFPGAAFTEKRGSMVNVTGRLQRLNRATELLGDCRDDWEIIRDLILTIQGKPLGSGPAMIEDVFKSMAEATAEFNGLSLSKIGDLGKPVTETGVTIPLLENERARKAAGLING; encoded by the coding sequence ATGAGCGACAACGCCGCCACCGCCGAAGCCAAGCTTCCCAAGGACCTCGCCGCTGAAAAAGGCCTCGTCAATGTGCAGATCGACGGGGTTTGGCACCAAGTGCCTCGCGGAATGCGGATGATCGAGGCCTGCAAGCTGGCCCAGACGGAGGTCCCGCACTACTGCTACCATCCGAAGCTGACCGCTCCCGGCAACTGCCGCATGTGCTTGGTACAGATGGGCATGCCCCCTCGTCCCGCACCCGGCCAAGACCCGGTCTACGACGCGGAAGGCTACCTGCCCATCGGATGGATGCCCCGCCCCGTGATCGCCTGTGCGAATACGGTGACGGAAAACATGGGCATCCGCACCACCGGCGAACTCGTCGAAAAGTGCCGCGAGGGCGTGATGGAGTTCCTCCTGATCAATCACCCGCTGGACTGCCCGATCTGCGATCAGGCCGGCGAGTGCCGCCTCCAGGAATTTTCCGTGGAACACGGACGCGGCGAGTCCCGCTTCGTGGACATGAAGGTGAAGAAGCCGAAGAACGTGGACATCGGTCCCCGTGTCCGGCTCGACGACGAGCGCTGTATCATGTGCAGCCGCTGCATCCGTTTCATGGATGAGGTGGCGGGAGATCCGGTCCTGGGCTTCACCCAGCGCGGCACCCACACCACCCTCACGGTCCATCCGGGCCGCAAGCTGGACTCGAACTACTCTCTCAATACCGTCGACATCTGCCCCGTCGGCGCACTGACCTCGAACGACTTCCGCTTCCAGATGCGGGTCTGGTTCCTCAAGGAAACCAAGACGATCGACGTCAACTGCGGCACCGGCGCGAATATCACGGTCTGGACCCGCGGCAATAAGGTCCACCGCATCACCCCGCGTCAGAATGACGACGTGAATTCCACGTGGATGCCGGACTCCCACCGCCTGAACTTCCACTATATCGATAGCGACGCCCGTCTCACCGAGCCGCTGATGAAAGGTGGCGCGCTCCACCAGCCCGCTCCGTGGCAGGAAGCGCTCGGCGCGACCGCCGCAGAGCTGAAGGGCTACCAGCCTGGCGAAATCGCCATCATCGCCTCCGGCCGGATGACCAATGAGGAACTCTTCCTCACCCGCGCTCTCGCCGGGGAACTGGGCACCGGTCAATTCACCATCGTCCCGCGCAGCGGCGAATCCGATGGCATCCTGATTTCCAAGGACCGCAATCCGAACACCACCGGCGCCAAGCTGGTCTGGCAATCGTCCGAGCCTTCCGGCCCCCTCTCCTCAATCCTCGAGGGCGTTCGCTCCGGTGCCATCAAGGCCCTGCTGGTGCTGGGTGAAGATCTCACCGAGGCAGGCTTCACGACTGAAGATCTCGCCAAGCCGGACTTCGTCGCATCCATCCAACTCCTCGCGGGTCCCACTGCCGAGGCCAGCCACGTGGTCTTCCCGGGCGCTGCCTTCACTGAGAAGCGCGGTTCCATGGTGAACGTCACCGGTCGTCTCCAGCGCTTGAATCGCGCTACCGAGCTGCTGGGCGATTGCCGCGACGATTGGGAGATCATCCGCGACCTCATCCTGACGATCCAAGGCAAGCCGCTTGGCTCCGGACCGGCGATGATCGAGGACGTCTTCAAGTCGATGGCCGAAGCCACCGCCGAGTTCAACGGCCTCAGCCTTTCCAAGATCGGAGATCTCGGGAAGCCGGTCACCGAAACCGGAGTCACCATTCCCCTTCTCGAAAACGAGCGTGCCCGCAAGGCCGCCGGTCTGATCAACGGCTAA
- a CDS encoding glycosyltransferase family 2 protein — protein sequence MPPSPIPSGENLVSVIIPAFNAQAWLPITLDSVCLQTFKDIEVIVVDDGSSDDTAEIARKYSLTDERVRLIRLKNSGVGAARNAGIRAARGKYIAPIDADDLWHPRKLELQVECLEEGGEEMGFAYCWSEKVDGKGRLITGSFPFQNEGWVRLALIHRNFVGSGSNPLFRASALRRTGLYLTREAQGGVQGCEDWDLSLRLSECYKVGLVRRSLVGYRQLAGCMSLDASAMSRSYEIVMARARKRMPDVPAKIFRWSAGNFYSYLVAKCYVWGDYEGCLRSIAKAVLADPLLLGNRRFYSMGLKSLVRHVTGTKGRRHLAVIASQERGEVGQEEMAKGGASWLENHQLKRWAAILAADQPPGRT from the coding sequence ATGCCCCCCAGCCCGATCCCTTCGGGCGAAAATTTGGTCTCTGTTATCATCCCTGCCTTCAACGCCCAGGCTTGGCTTCCCATAACCCTTGATTCGGTATGTCTTCAGACCTTCAAGGATATCGAAGTGATCGTGGTCGATGATGGCTCAAGTGACGACACCGCCGAGATCGCTCGAAAATACTCACTTACTGACGAGCGGGTCCGCTTGATCCGGCTCAAGAACTCCGGCGTGGGCGCTGCACGCAATGCCGGGATCCGTGCCGCAAGAGGCAAATACATCGCTCCGATCGATGCGGATGACCTCTGGCATCCCCGCAAACTCGAACTCCAGGTCGAATGTCTGGAAGAGGGCGGAGAGGAGATGGGCTTTGCCTACTGCTGGTCCGAGAAAGTGGACGGCAAGGGACGCCTTATCACGGGGTCCTTTCCTTTCCAGAACGAGGGCTGGGTGCGTCTGGCCCTGATTCACCGGAACTTCGTCGGGAGCGGGAGCAATCCGCTGTTCCGGGCCTCCGCGCTGAGAAGGACCGGCCTCTACCTCACCCGCGAGGCGCAAGGGGGAGTGCAGGGTTGCGAGGACTGGGATCTGAGCCTCCGGCTTTCCGAATGCTACAAGGTCGGGCTGGTGCGCCGGTCCCTCGTCGGCTACCGGCAACTCGCGGGCTGCATGAGCTTGGATGCTTCCGCGATGAGCCGGTCCTATGAGATCGTGATGGCGCGGGCCCGCAAGCGCATGCCGGACGTTCCCGCCAAGATCTTCCGTTGGTCAGCGGGAAACTTTTACAGCTATCTGGTCGCGAAGTGCTACGTCTGGGGCGACTACGAAGGATGTCTCCGGTCGATCGCGAAAGCGGTCCTGGCTGATCCCTTGTTGCTGGGCAATCGCCGCTTCTACTCGATGGGCCTCAAAAGCCTGGTGAGGCATGTCACCGGAACGAAGGGGCGCCGCCATCTGGCGGTGATCGCCTCTCAGGAGCGCGGCGAGGTTGGGCAGGAGGAGATGGCCAAGGGAGGTGCGAGCTGGCTCGAGAATCACCAATTGAAGCGCTGGGCTGCCATTCTGGCTGCCGATCAACCCCCGGGGCGGACGTAG
- a CDS encoding NADH-quinone oxidoreductase subunit J family protein has protein sequence MPLALFWFFALVMLIGGIAVVSLRNPVASALSMVASFVGLSGLFIGLNAFFVGIIQILVYAGAIMVLFIFIIMLLDLQAEQKRTPKLAPILGGVGIVLAFTIQLIGILSKSPNLESKPLDLAAASTAYADVSPGISSKLAEGHLPDVNLIGDVLFKGYNLPLQIVGVLLLVATIGVVVLSKRQTT, from the coding sequence ATGCCTCTGGCTCTGTTTTGGTTCTTTGCACTCGTGATGCTGATTGGCGGCATCGCGGTGGTCTCGCTGCGGAATCCGGTCGCGTCCGCGCTCTCGATGGTCGCCTCCTTTGTCGGCCTCTCCGGGCTCTTCATCGGGCTGAATGCCTTCTTCGTCGGGATCATCCAGATCCTCGTCTATGCCGGTGCGATCATGGTGTTGTTCATCTTCATCATCATGCTCCTCGACTTGCAGGCCGAGCAAAAGCGCACGCCCAAGCTGGCTCCCATCCTCGGCGGTGTCGGCATCGTGCTGGCCTTCACCATCCAGCTCATCGGCATCCTTTCGAAGTCTCCGAATCTTGAGTCCAAGCCCTTGGACCTCGCTGCCGCGTCCACGGCCTACGCCGATGTCAGCCCGGGCATCTCCAGCAAGCTCGCGGAAGGCCACCTGCCCGACGTGAACCTCATCGGTGACGTGCTTTTCAAGGGATACAACCTGCCGCTGCAGATCGTCGGCGTGCTTCTCCTCGTCGCCACCATCGGCGTTGTCGTCCTTTCCAAACGCCAGACCACCTGA
- a CDS encoding complex I subunit 1/NuoH family protein, translating to MDLLVTLLVIVAKVIGLTFLIVLPLVPISVYFERRFSAIIQDRVGPNRVGVPLTLLGAKKDFSFFGLIQPMADGVKLFLKEDFTPVHVRKAFYWLAPALTVVPSLVTVCVVPFGGDITVNGQIHKLVIADLDVGPLFIFAISSLAVYGITLAGWSSNSKFPFIGGVRSTAQMISYEISLGLSVVPALLYYGDLNLSNIVEQQSQNGWLLLPLWGNSAPWNNGGDYTAWLFWIPAMIAFVIFTTSVFAETNRMPFDLPECETELVGGYHTEYSSMKFAMFFMGEYAAMVIGSAMVVTLFLGGWSLGPWFDNWAKGVEIGPIGIGGLINMAVFMGKVVAFILFFILVRWTVPRFRYDQLMRLGWVIFFEAALINVFLAALVIAAPQFGAAITVGGLIVLAIVTGALVWALKVSEKKTVPVSI from the coding sequence ATGGACCTCCTCGTCACGCTATTGGTTATCGTCGCCAAGGTCATCGGCTTGACCTTCCTGATCGTGCTCCCGCTGGTGCCGATCTCGGTTTACTTCGAGCGTCGCTTCTCCGCCATCATCCAGGACCGCGTCGGCCCGAACCGTGTCGGCGTGCCGCTGACCCTGCTGGGCGCGAAAAAGGACTTCTCCTTCTTCGGTCTCATCCAGCCGATGGCAGACGGGGTGAAGCTTTTCCTCAAGGAAGACTTCACCCCGGTCCACGTGCGGAAGGCTTTCTACTGGCTGGCCCCGGCTTTGACAGTGGTTCCTTCGCTGGTCACGGTCTGCGTGGTCCCCTTCGGCGGTGACATCACCGTGAATGGCCAGATTCACAAGCTGGTCATCGCGGATCTGGATGTGGGTCCGCTCTTCATCTTCGCCATCTCCTCGCTGGCCGTCTACGGCATCACCCTCGCTGGCTGGTCTTCGAATTCGAAGTTCCCATTCATCGGCGGCGTCCGCTCCACGGCTCAGATGATTTCCTACGAAATCTCCCTCGGCCTTTCGGTCGTGCCGGCACTCCTCTACTACGGCGATCTCAACCTTTCGAACATCGTCGAGCAGCAATCCCAAAACGGTTGGCTGTTGCTCCCGCTCTGGGGCAACTCTGCTCCTTGGAATAACGGCGGTGACTACACCGCGTGGTTGTTCTGGATCCCGGCGATGATCGCCTTCGTGATTTTTACCACCTCGGTCTTCGCAGAAACGAACCGCATGCCCTTCGACCTTCCGGAGTGCGAGACCGAGCTCGTGGGCGGCTACCACACCGAGTATTCCTCGATGAAGTTCGCCATGTTCTTCATGGGTGAATACGCCGCGATGGTGATAGGTTCGGCCATGGTCGTGACCCTTTTCCTTGGTGGCTGGTCGCTCGGACCATGGTTCGACAACTGGGCGAAGGGCGTGGAAATCGGCCCGATTGGAATCGGTGGCCTGATCAACATGGCCGTCTTCATGGGCAAGGTGGTCGCCTTCATCCTCTTCTTCATCCTCGTCCGCTGGACGGTGCCGCGCTTCCGCTATGACCAGCTGATGCGTCTCGGCTGGGTGATCTTCTTCGAAGCCGCGCTGATCAATGTCTTCCTCGCCGCACTCGTCATCGCCGCGCCCCAGTTCGGTGCCGCCATCACGGTCGGCGGACTGATCGTCCTCGCCATCGTCACCGGTGCCTTGGTCTGGGCGCTGAAGGTCTCCGAAAAGAAGACCGTCCCGGTTTCCATTTAA
- the nuoK gene encoding NADH-quinone oxidoreductase subunit NuoK, with protein MATLHSYLLVSGLLFAIGLAGVVLRRNIIVVFMCLELMLSAANLTLVAFSRFKGTNGLPDYNGQMLVFFVITVAAAEVAVGLAIIVALYRARQTINTEDLTSMRG; from the coding sequence ATGGCCACGCTGCATTCCTATCTTCTCGTTTCCGGCCTCCTCTTCGCCATTGGTCTCGCTGGTGTTGTCCTGCGCCGGAACATCATCGTGGTCTTCATGTGCCTGGAGCTGATGCTCAGCGCCGCGAACCTCACCTTGGTGGCCTTCTCCCGTTTCAAGGGCACGAACGGCCTGCCCGATTACAATGGCCAGATGTTGGTCTTCTTCGTGATCACGGTCGCAGCAGCCGAAGTGGCTGTCGGCCTCGCGATTATCGTCGCACTCTACCGTGCACGGCAGACGATCAATACCGAGGACCTCACCAGCATGCGCGGCTAA
- a CDS encoding complex I subunit 4 family protein, which produces MLSLLVLIPLVAFIAMLAGAPARQTAIAAGAANLVLGLWAAFTWKASMWAMSLPVLQKPALHLSFALDGMSAIMVLLSVIVTMAALLSGKAPEGREKLYYGSSLLISAGAIGAFAATDLFFFYAFHELALIPTFLMIGILGRGDRKDAAWKITIYLGFGSIILLAGLVWLANVAGTFDIPTMVKAAKEGSLVIDSATQKGIAGLLVLGFGVLVSLFPFHSWAAPAYASAPAPTSMLHAGVLKKFGLYGLLRLAIPLVPEGLNAWLVPLLVLLLGNILWVGLVTINQKRLDLLLGNSSVMHMGYIFLAIAALAAATANGQMNSIAQPAAILLMFGHGISIAMLFGLADKIERSTGTLELTDLGGLAKSAPSLAFLFGMVGMASIGLPGLANFAGEVMVFLSAFQNYSPAAGLGPVQIACILAIWGVVISAVYMLRAYRRIFQGESVKATDGAADLTLADRIPAVLLAVALLAVGLYPNLLLNLLK; this is translated from the coding sequence ATGCTTTCGCTTCTCGTCCTGATCCCGCTCGTCGCTTTCATCGCGATGCTCGCCGGAGCACCTGCACGCCAGACCGCCATCGCCGCGGGCGCTGCCAACCTCGTGCTTGGCCTCTGGGCCGCCTTCACCTGGAAGGCCAGCATGTGGGCCATGTCCCTCCCGGTGCTCCAGAAGCCCGCGCTGCACCTGTCCTTTGCCCTGGATGGCATGAGCGCCATCATGGTGCTGCTTTCGGTGATCGTCACCATGGCCGCCCTGCTTTCCGGCAAGGCTCCGGAAGGTCGTGAGAAGCTCTACTACGGCTCCTCCCTGCTGATCTCTGCTGGTGCCATCGGTGCCTTCGCCGCCACGGACCTCTTCTTCTTCTACGCATTCCACGAACTCGCGCTGATCCCGACCTTCCTGATGATCGGCATCCTCGGCCGCGGTGACCGCAAGGATGCGGCATGGAAGATCACGATCTACCTCGGCTTCGGCTCGATCATCCTGCTCGCGGGCCTTGTGTGGCTGGCGAACGTGGCTGGCACCTTCGACATCCCGACGATGGTGAAGGCTGCCAAGGAAGGCTCGCTGGTCATCGACTCCGCCACCCAGAAGGGCATCGCCGGACTCCTCGTTCTCGGCTTCGGCGTTCTCGTCTCCCTCTTCCCCTTCCACTCCTGGGCCGCCCCGGCTTACGCAAGCGCTCCGGCCCCGACCTCCATGCTTCACGCGGGCGTGCTGAAGAAGTTCGGTCTCTACGGTCTGCTTCGCCTCGCCATCCCGCTCGTGCCGGAGGGCCTGAATGCCTGGCTGGTCCCGCTGCTGGTTCTCCTTCTTGGCAACATCCTCTGGGTGGGCCTCGTGACCATCAACCAGAAGCGCCTCGACCTGCTGCTTGGTAACTCTTCCGTGATGCACATGGGCTACATCTTCCTGGCTATCGCCGCGCTCGCCGCCGCGACTGCCAATGGCCAGATGAACTCGATCGCCCAGCCCGCCGCCATCCTGCTGATGTTCGGTCACGGTATCTCGATCGCGATGCTCTTCGGCCTCGCCGACAAGATCGAGCGCAGCACCGGCACCTTGGAACTGACCGATCTCGGCGGCCTCGCCAAGTCGGCCCCGAGCCTCGCTTTCCTTTTCGGCATGGTCGGTATGGCCTCCATCGGCCTTCCGGGCCTCGCGAACTTCGCAGGTGAAGTGATGGTCTTCCTCTCCGCCTTCCAGAACTACAGCCCTGCTGCCGGTCTCGGCCCTGTCCAGATCGCTTGCATCCTCGCCATCTGGGGTGTGGTGATTAGCGCCGTCTACATGCTCCGCGCCTACCGCCGGATCTTCCAAGGCGAGTCCGTGAAGGCCACCGACGGCGCCGCCGACCTGACGCTCGCCGACCGCATCCCGGCCGTGCTGCTCGCTGTCGCGCTACTCGCCGTCGGCCTGTATCCGAACCTCCTTCTGAATCTCCTCAAATAA
- the nuoL gene encoding NADH-quinone oxidoreductase subunit L, with protein sequence MNQAWILLFLPLVAAAANQLYLKRNAFIASMVSVVSVAITFAISLMLLGKTDVIAPLKWATVGNFSIELGIKLDQLSTGMMVVVTGIGLLVHVFSLAYMADDSAKARYFTCLSLFMFSMTGIVLSSNFIMTFMFWELVGLSSYLLVGHWYQKPSAADAAKKAFITNRVGDFGFMIGILMLWGITGTLTFDNMEIPAGVSTGVLGAALLCVFCGAVGKSAQMPLHVWLPDAMEGPTPVSALIHAATMVAAGVYMLFRVQLSIGTAAFDNFAGDTIAIVGGVTSLCAALMATQQNDIKRVLAYSTLSQLGYMVMAVGLLHGEAGMFHLFTHAWFKALLFLGSGAIIYACHHEQDIWNMGGLAKKMPITTLTFLAGYLALIAVPGTAGFFSKEQILEAAHHHPRLSGLFWVAAAVALLTAFYMTRLFVVTFLGKTRTEESGHAHEVGPLMFVPLVILGVLGLIAGYPAIASKLAPVYEAPEHLFHFSGLVPMTSITAVILGVVAGFVLYSGKDKDPISIPFFRDRFKIDDLYDNVIVRYFQDAFAAIIHFFDEFLINGLIVGGSGRIAESFGGLFRRVQSGNLQGYAFAFGLGVILVIYFTVF encoded by the coding sequence ATGAACCAAGCTTGGATCCTCCTGTTCCTGCCCCTGGTCGCCGCTGCGGCGAACCAGCTCTATTTGAAGCGGAACGCTTTCATCGCTTCGATGGTCTCCGTCGTCTCGGTGGCGATCACCTTCGCGATCTCCCTGATGCTCCTGGGCAAGACGGATGTCATCGCCCCGCTGAAGTGGGCCACGGTCGGCAACTTCTCGATCGAGCTGGGCATCAAGCTCGACCAGCTCTCCACAGGCATGATGGTGGTGGTCACCGGCATCGGCCTGCTGGTCCATGTATTCTCGCTGGCCTACATGGCGGATGACAGCGCGAAGGCCCGTTACTTCACCTGCCTCTCGCTCTTCATGTTCTCGATGACGGGCATCGTCCTGTCGTCGAACTTCATCATGACCTTCATGTTCTGGGAGCTTGTGGGTCTGAGTTCCTACCTTCTGGTCGGCCACTGGTATCAGAAACCCTCCGCGGCAGATGCAGCGAAGAAGGCCTTCATTACCAACCGCGTCGGTGACTTCGGCTTCATGATCGGCATCCTGATGCTCTGGGGCATCACCGGCACGCTGACCTTCGACAACATGGAGATCCCCGCCGGCGTCTCCACCGGTGTGCTCGGCGCCGCCCTGCTCTGTGTCTTCTGCGGTGCGGTCGGCAAGTCCGCCCAGATGCCGCTCCATGTCTGGCTTCCGGACGCCATGGAAGGCCCCACCCCGGTGTCCGCCCTGATCCACGCCGCGACGATGGTCGCCGCCGGTGTCTACATGCTCTTCCGCGTCCAGCTCTCGATCGGCACCGCGGCCTTCGATAACTTCGCGGGCGATACCATCGCGATCGTCGGTGGCGTCACCTCGCTCTGCGCCGCGCTGATGGCCACGCAGCAGAACGACATCAAGCGTGTCCTCGCCTACTCGACCCTTTCCCAGCTCGGCTACATGGTGATGGCCGTGGGCCTCCTGCACGGTGAGGCAGGCATGTTCCACCTCTTCACGCACGCTTGGTTCAAGGCGCTGCTCTTCCTTGGTTCCGGCGCGATCATCTACGCCTGCCACCATGAACAGGACATCTGGAACATGGGCGGCCTCGCCAAGAAGATGCCGATCACAACGCTCACCTTCCTCGCTGGCTATCTCGCGCTGATCGCGGTCCCTGGCACCGCCGGTTTCTTCTCGAAGGAGCAAATCCTCGAAGCCGCTCATCATCACCCGCGCCTTTCCGGGCTCTTCTGGGTGGCTGCCGCCGTCGCCCTGCTCACCGCCTTCTACATGACCCGCCTCTTCGTGGTTACCTTCCTCGGTAAGACCCGCACCGAGGAATCCGGTCATGCCCATGAGGTTGGTCCGCTGATGTTCGTCCCGCTCGTCATCCTCGGCGTTCTCGGCCTGATCGCGGGCTATCCGGCCATCGCCAGCAAGCTGGCCCCGGTCTACGAAGCCCCGGAGCACCTCTTCCACTTCAGCGGTCTCGTGCCGATGACCTCCATCACTGCCGTGATCCTTGGGGTCGTCGCCGGCTTCGTCCTCTACTCCGGCAAGGACAAGGATCCCATCTCGATCCCCTTCTTCCGCGACCGCTTCAAGATCGACGATCTCTACGACAACGTGATCGTAAGGTATTTCCAGGATGCCTTCGCGGCCATCATCCACTTCTTCGATGAGTTCCTGATCAACGGCCTGATCGTCGGCGGCTCCGGCCGTATCGCCGAAAGCTTCGGCGGCCTTTTCCGCCGCGTGCAGTCCGGCAATCTCCAAGGCTACGCCTTTGCCTTCGGCCTCGGTGTGATCCTCGTCATCTACTTCACGGTGTTCTGA